The Alkalilimnicola sp. S0819 DNA segment GCCGGTACGCCGCTGGGCCGGGAAGCGAAGAAGGTGATGGACGCCGGTGGGCTGGTGTCCGACGATATCATCCTGGGCTTGGTCAAGGAGCGCATCGCGCAGGCCGACTGTGCCAACGGTTTTCTCTTCGACGGTTTCCCCCGCACCATCGCCCAGGCCGATGCGCTCAAGGAGCAGCAGGTTTCCATCGACCACGTGGTGGAACTGCAGGTGCCCGATGAGGAGATCATCAGCCGCATGAGCGGTCGGCGGGTTCACCCCGGCTCCGGCCGGGTCTATCACGTGGAGCACAATCCGCCGCGGCAGGAAGGCAAGGACGACGTGACCGGCGAGCCGCTGGTTCAGCGTGACGACGACCGGGAAGAGACCGTGCGCAAGCGCCTGGAGGTCTATCACGAGCAGACCCGCCCGCTGGTGGAGTACTACTCCTCCTGGGCCGACAGTGGCGATGCCGCCGCGCCCCGTTACTCGGCCATCCATGGCACCGGTGCCATGGAAGCCGTGCGTCAGCGGATCATGGACGCGTTGAAAGGCTGAGCCCGCGGGGCTCGCGCATCGAAACGGGGCCGAAAGGCCCCGTTTTCGTTTGCGCCGCGCTATGCTGGGGCAGGGTATCACCACGGAGAGTGCATCATGCTACGCGCCAGTCGGTTCCGTCTCGCCGTGTGGAGCTTGCTCCTGTTGCTGGGTCTGGGCTTGGCCGCCCCCCTGCGCGCCCAGGTGGCGGTGCTGGAGGTCCAGGGCGTGATAGGGCCGGCCACCGCGGATTACGTCTCCCGGGGCCTGCGCGAGGCCGGTGAGCTGGACGCTGAACTGTTGGTGCTGCGCCTGGACACCCCGGGCGGGCTGGACGGCGCCATGCGCGCGATTATCCAGGACCTGCTCGCCTCCCCCATCCCCGTGGCCGCCTGGGTGGGGCCTCGAGGTGCCCGCGCGGCCAGCGCCGGCACGTATATCCTCTACGCCACCCATATCGCTGCCATGGCACCGGCCACCAACCTGGGGGCGGCCACACCGGTGCAACTGCGTGGCCCCGGAGGCGGCGGCGCCGAACCCGAGGGCGGCGAGCCCGAGGCGGACACGGCGATGGAACAGAAACTGGTCAACGATGCCGTGGCCTATATCCGCTCCCTGGCCG contains these protein-coding regions:
- the adk gene encoding adenylate kinase, translating into MRVILLGPPGAGKGTQAAHICEAFKIPQISTGDMLRAAVKAGTPLGREAKKVMDAGGLVSDDIILGLVKERIAQADCANGFLFDGFPRTIAQADALKEQQVSIDHVVELQVPDEEIISRMSGRRVHPGSGRVYHVEHNPPRQEGKDDVTGEPLVQRDDDREETVRKRLEVYHEQTRPLVEYYSSWADSGDAAAPRYSAIHGTGAMEAVRQRIMDALKG